A part of Denitratisoma oestradiolicum genomic DNA contains:
- the gpmA gene encoding 2,3-diphosphoglycerate-dependent phosphoglycerate mutase, which produces MYKIVLLRHGESVWNKENRFTGWTDVDLTAQGLAEAQAAGQLLKQEGYAFDVAYTSVLKRAIKTLWTVLEEMDRMWIPIHHSWRLNERHYGALQGLNKSETAAKYGDEQVLVWRRAYDTPPPALEEGDERLEIGNPRYGDLAPAQFPRTECLKDTVDRFLPYWHETIAPMVKSGRQVVIAAHGNSLRALIKYLDNVSDADIVGLNIPTAQPLVYELDANLKPIKSYYLGDQEAIKAAMAAVAAQGKAK; this is translated from the coding sequence ATGTACAAGATCGTTCTGCTCCGCCACGGCGAGTCCGTCTGGAACAAGGAAAACCGCTTCACCGGCTGGACCGATGTGGACCTCACTGCCCAGGGCCTGGCCGAAGCCCAGGCTGCCGGCCAGTTGTTGAAACAGGAAGGCTACGCCTTCGACGTGGCCTATACCTCGGTGCTCAAGCGTGCCATCAAGACCCTATGGACGGTACTGGAGGAAATGGACCGGATGTGGATTCCCATCCATCACTCCTGGCGCCTGAACGAACGCCATTACGGTGCCCTGCAGGGTCTCAACAAGTCCGAAACCGCCGCCAAGTACGGCGACGAGCAGGTGCTGGTCTGGCGCCGTGCCTACGACACCCCGCCCCCGGCCCTGGAGGAAGGCGACGAGCGACTGGAAATCGGCAACCCCCGCTATGGAGACCTGGCCCCGGCCCAGTTCCCCCGCACCGAATGCCTCAAGGACACGGTGGATCGCTTCCTGCCTTACTGGCACGAGACCATCGCACCGATGGTGAAGAGCGGCAGGCAGGTGGTCATCGCCGCCCATGGCAACAGTCTCAGGGCACTGATCAAGTACCTGGACAATGTTTCCGACGCCGACATCGTGGGCCTCAACATCCCCACCGCCCAGCCCCTGGTCTATGAACTGGATGCCAATCTGAAGCCGATCAAGAGCTACTACCTGGGCGACCAGGAGGCCATCAAGGCCGCCATGGCGGCGGTGGCGGCCCAGGGTAAAGCAAAATAA
- a CDS encoding ArsR/SmtB family transcription factor: MASIVQDLIGKQEQIETAARALKAIAHPLRLKIMCVVGDQEVCVQDIVEAVGTSQSNISQHLAILRDKDVLQTRKDANRVYYRVADQRTLQLISMMREVFCGEPPSTKG; encoded by the coding sequence ATGGCCAGCATCGTTCAGGATCTCATCGGCAAGCAGGAGCAAATCGAGACGGCGGCTCGGGCCCTCAAGGCCATCGCCCATCCCCTGCGGCTGAAGATCATGTGCGTGGTGGGGGACCAGGAGGTTTGCGTACAGGACATCGTGGAAGCGGTGGGCACCTCCCAGAGCAATATTTCCCAGCATCTGGCCATTCTGCGCGACAAGGATGTGTTGCAAACCCGCAAGGACGCCAACCGGGTTTACTACCGGGTGGCCGATCAGCGCACCCTTCAGTTGATCAGCATGATGCGGGAAGTTTTTTGCGGCGAACCGCCGTCTACGAAAGGATGA
- a CDS encoding rhodanese-like domain-containing protein, whose translation MWEFIQQNIFLVALAAVSGGMLLYPLLRGGGAGGLSAAEATLKINREDAVVIDVREADEWAKGRIPGARHIPAGQLEKRLGEIEKLKARPVIVCCAGGGRSATACGVLKKAGFTQVFNLDGGMGSWAEANLPITAK comes from the coding sequence ATGTGGGAATTTATTCAGCAGAACATTTTTCTGGTGGCCCTGGCCGCCGTCAGCGGCGGCATGCTGCTGTACCCCCTGTTGCGGGGGGGCGGCGCCGGCGGTCTCTCTGCCGCCGAGGCCACCCTCAAGATCAACCGGGAGGACGCGGTGGTGATCGACGTGCGGGAAGCGGACGAATGGGCCAAGGGCCGTATTCCGGGCGCCCGCCACATTCCCGCCGGGCAACTGGAAAAGCGACTGGGCGAAATCGAGAAACTCAAGGCGCGGCCGGTGATCGTCTGTTGTGCTGGCGGCGGCCGCTCGGCGACGGCCTGCGGCGTGCTGAAGAAAGCCGGCTTTACCCAGGTGTTCAATCTGGACGGTGGCATGGGGTCCTGGGCCGAGGCCAACCTGCCGATCACCGCCAAGTAG
- the grxC gene encoding glutaredoxin 3, giving the protein MPRVLMYSTAVCPYCVRAEQLLRRKGVSEIEKVRVDLEPARREEMMERTGRRTVPQIFIDDFHVGGCDDLYELDHQGRLDALLKP; this is encoded by the coding sequence ATGCCCCGGGTCCTGATGTATTCCACTGCGGTGTGCCCCTATTGCGTGCGGGCCGAGCAGTTGCTGCGCCGCAAGGGAGTGAGCGAGATCGAAAAGGTCCGGGTGGACCTGGAGCCAGCCCGGCGCGAGGAAATGATGGAACGCACCGGTCGTCGCACCGTGCCCCAGATTTTTATCGACGATTTCCACGTGGGAGGCTGCGACGACCTCTACGAGCTGGACCATCAGGGCCGGCTCGACGCCCTGCTCAAGCCCTAG
- the secB gene encoding protein-export chaperone SecB — MSEQQQPSFNIEKIFVKDLSLEVPNAPQIFLDNQMPEIQIQLQTRAADIGDGYYESVLTVTVTAKHEEKTYFLVEAGQAGIFQIRNIPAQDMDPLLGIACPNILFPYVRETISDAVGRAGFPPVLLAPVNFEAMYQQRMMAEAQQKEQGPHEVPIQ, encoded by the coding sequence ATGAGTGAACAGCAGCAACCCAGCTTCAACATCGAGAAGATTTTCGTCAAGGACCTGTCCCTGGAAGTGCCCAACGCGCCCCAGATTTTCCTCGACAACCAGATGCCGGAAATCCAGATCCAGTTGCAGACCCGGGCCGCCGACATTGGCGACGGCTACTATGAGTCGGTACTGACGGTCACCGTCACCGCCAAGCACGAGGAAAAGACCTATTTCCTGGTGGAAGCGGGCCAGGCCGGCATCTTCCAGATCCGTAACATCCCGGCCCAGGACATGGACCCGTTGCTGGGCATCGCCTGCCCCAACATTCTGTTCCCCTATGTGCGCGAGACCATCTCCGACGCCGTGGGCCGTGCCGGCTTTCCGCCCGTGCTGCTGGCGCCGGTGAATTTCGAGGCCATGTATCAGCAGCGCATGATGGCCGAGGCCCAGCAGAAGGAGCAGGGGCCCCACGAGGTTCCGATTCAGTAA
- a CDS encoding SH3 domain-containing protein — protein MHPGRCLALLLGLITLPALALDFRSVAEPAVLYDGPAATSKRLHVIARATPVEVVISNEGWSKVRDSKGDLIWIETRFLSPRRTVMVRAERAQIREQAEDKAALVFEAEKDVVFELLETAPPGWARVKHRSGQSGYVRALQVWGL, from the coding sequence ATGCATCCAGGTCGCTGTCTTGCGCTGCTGCTCGGGTTGATCACGCTGCCGGCCCTGGCCCTCGACTTCCGTTCCGTGGCCGAGCCGGCCGTGCTCTACGACGGGCCGGCCGCCACGAGCAAGCGCCTCCATGTGATCGCGCGCGCCACCCCTGTGGAAGTGGTGATCAGCAACGAGGGCTGGAGCAAGGTGCGGGATAGCAAGGGCGACCTGATCTGGATCGAGACCCGTTTCCTGTCCCCCCGCCGCACCGTGATGGTTCGGGCCGAGCGGGCCCAGATTCGGGAGCAGGCCGAGGACAAGGCGGCCCTGGTGTTCGAGGCCGAGAAGGACGTGGTGTTCGAGTTGCTGGAAACCGCGCCTCCAGGCTGGGCCAGGGTCAAGCACCGGAGCGGTCAGTCGGGCTATGTCCGCGCCCTTCAGGTCTGGGGCCTCTGA
- a CDS encoding NAD(P)H-dependent glycerol-3-phosphate dehydrogenase, producing MKIAVLGAGAWGTALAISLAARHRVTLWSRDSAQVAAMAAIRENRHYLPGCPLPEGLAPSADFESALQADVALVVTPLAGLRETLARLARAPVPPPFLWACKGLEAGTGLLPHQVVAEVGPGLQSGVLTGPSFAEEVARGLPAAVTIAAADGAFARDIAQALNSERLRLYANDDLVGAEVGGAVKNVLAIACGISDGLGLGLNARAALVTRGLAEITRFGLALGARRETFMGLAGMGDLILTCTGDLSRNRRVGLALAGGDALEAITRNLGHVAEGVSTAREVARRARALEVDMPITDAVCAVLEGQLTPAAAVAALMAREPKAE from the coding sequence ATGAAAATTGCCGTATTGGGTGCCGGTGCCTGGGGCACGGCCCTGGCGATTTCCCTGGCCGCCCGGCACCGGGTCACCCTCTGGTCCCGAGATTCCGCTCAGGTGGCGGCCATGGCCGCCATCCGGGAGAACCGGCACTATCTGCCCGGCTGCCCCCTGCCCGAAGGGCTTGCCCCGAGCGCTGATTTCGAATCGGCCCTACAGGCCGATGTCGCTCTGGTGGTCACCCCTCTGGCAGGCCTGCGGGAGACCTTGGCGCGACTGGCCCGCGCCCCCGTTCCGCCGCCTTTTCTCTGGGCCTGCAAGGGCCTGGAAGCCGGGACCGGACTGCTGCCCCATCAGGTGGTGGCGGAAGTCGGGCCGGGCCTGCAAAGCGGGGTGCTGACCGGTCCCAGCTTCGCCGAGGAAGTGGCCCGAGGCCTGCCTGCCGCCGTCACCATCGCCGCCGCCGATGGCGCCTTTGCCCGGGATATCGCCCAGGCCCTCAACAGCGAGCGTCTGCGGCTCTATGCCAATGACGACCTGGTGGGCGCGGAAGTGGGCGGCGCGGTGAAGAACGTGCTTGCCATCGCCTGCGGCATCAGCGACGGTCTGGGCCTGGGCCTCAATGCACGGGCCGCCCTGGTAACCCGGGGCCTGGCGGAGATCACCCGTTTTGGACTGGCCCTGGGCGCCCGCCGTGAAACCTTCATGGGCCTGGCGGGCATGGGCGACCTGATCCTCACCTGCACCGGTGATCTGTCCCGCAACCGCCGGGTCGGCCTGGCCCTGGCCGGGGGCGATGCCCTGGAGGCGATCACCCGCAATCTGGGGCATGTGGCCGAAGGCGTATCCACGGCCCGGGAAGTGGCACGCCGGGCGCGGGCGCTGGAAGTGGATATGCCCATCACCGACGCTGTTTGCGCCGTGCTGGAGGGGCAACTCACGCCTGCCGCCGCCGTGGCCGCCCTGATGGCCCGGGAGCCGAAGGCGGAGTAG
- a CDS encoding tRNA (cytidine(34)-2'-O)-methyltransferase: MFDIVLYQPEIPPNTGNILRLAANSGCRLNLVKPLGFSITEAAVRRAGMDYAELAEVVVHENWTDCLSTLAGRRIFALSTRGRIRHDSVAYQPGDVFLFGPETSGLPEAVLAEIPSAQRLRLPMVPGNRSINLSNTVAILVFEAWRQNDFAGGA, translated from the coding sequence ATGTTCGACATTGTTCTATATCAGCCGGAAATCCCCCCCAATACCGGAAATATCCTGCGCCTCGCCGCCAATAGCGGTTGCCGCCTGAACCTGGTCAAGCCCCTGGGTTTCAGCATCACGGAGGCAGCGGTGCGCCGTGCCGGCATGGATTACGCGGAACTGGCGGAGGTTGTGGTTCATGAGAACTGGACGGACTGCCTGAGCACCCTGGCCGGCCGGCGCATTTTCGCCCTCAGCACCCGGGGACGTATTCGCCACGACAGCGTGGCCTACCAACCAGGAGACGTTTTCCTTTTCGGGCCGGAAACCAGCGGTCTGCCGGAAGCCGTGCTGGCAGAAATACCAAGCGCACAGCGCCTGCGTCTGCCCATGGTGCCGGGCAACCGCAGCATCAACCTGTCAAACACGGTCGCCATCCTGGTCTTCGAAGCCTGGCGCCAGAACGACTTCGCCGGGGGCGCCTGA
- a CDS encoding GspE/PulE family protein, which translates to MARPEKVRLGDLLIQQGLLTDEQLKLALEEQKRSGRKLGRIFVESGYVTEEGIARALARQLQVEFVDLRSFHLKPELIKLLPEAQARRYRALVLDERAGLLRVGLSDPTDLAVFDEISRVLRRDVELAVVTESQLMPLLDRVYKRTEEISGLAKELTQEMGDIPVEFGAALGITPGSEDAPVVKLLQTVFEEALRSRASDIHIEPQEKSVVIRFRIDGVLHVQTEADSKISTALVLRLKLMSGLDISEKRLPQDGRFNIKIRGQNVDVRISTMPVQHGESVVMRLLAQNTGLLELDSLYMPQRVRDRFHHAISRPSGIVLVTGPTGSGKTTTLYAALNELNTPEKKIITVEDPVEYRLPGLNQVQVHEKIDLTFTRVLRTALRQDPDIILIGEMRDQETAEIGMRAAMTGHLVLSTLHTNDALSTPIRLLDMGVPRYMVALSIQMVLAQRLVRVICENCATDYQPEPHEREWLRYELGDRVDKFKYRIGLGCAHCANTGYQGRQAVYEFLEMTNALVEAANHGDPSEFMAVGREQMAGHTLRRDAVRLVVNGRTTVEEAMRIATQLEE; encoded by the coding sequence ATGGCACGCCCGGAAAAAGTGCGCCTTGGTGATCTGCTGATTCAACAGGGCCTATTGACGGATGAGCAGCTCAAGCTGGCCCTGGAGGAGCAGAAACGCTCCGGCCGCAAGCTGGGCCGGATTTTCGTCGAAAGCGGCTATGTCACCGAGGAGGGCATCGCCCGGGCACTGGCGCGCCAGCTTCAGGTCGAGTTCGTGGATCTGCGCAGCTTCCATCTCAAGCCCGAGCTGATCAAGCTGCTGCCGGAGGCTCAGGCCCGCCGTTACCGGGCACTGGTGCTGGACGAGCGGGCCGGCCTGTTGCGGGTGGGCCTGTCGGACCCCACCGATCTGGCAGTGTTCGACGAGATTTCCCGGGTCCTGCGGCGCGACGTCGAACTGGCGGTGGTGACCGAGAGTCAGTTGATGCCGCTGCTGGATCGGGTGTACAAGCGCACCGAGGAAATCTCCGGCCTGGCCAAGGAACTGACCCAGGAAATGGGTGACATTCCGGTGGAGTTCGGCGCCGCACTGGGCATCACCCCGGGGTCCGAGGATGCGCCGGTGGTCAAGCTGTTGCAGACGGTGTTCGAAGAGGCCCTGCGCTCCCGCGCCTCCGACATTCACATCGAGCCCCAGGAAAAGTCGGTGGTGATCCGCTTCCGTATCGATGGCGTGCTCCATGTGCAGACCGAGGCCGACAGCAAGATATCCACGGCCCTGGTGCTGCGTCTCAAGCTGATGTCGGGCCTGGACATCTCGGAAAAGCGCCTGCCCCAGGACGGTCGTTTCAATATCAAGATTCGCGGCCAGAACGTGGATGTGCGGATTTCCACCATGCCCGTCCAGCATGGCGAGTCGGTGGTGATGCGGCTCCTGGCCCAGAACACCGGCTTGCTGGAACTGGACAGTCTGTACATGCCGCAGCGGGTGCGGGATCGTTTTCACCATGCCATCAGCCGGCCCTCGGGCATTGTGCTGGTGACCGGCCCCACCGGCTCCGGCAAGACCACCACCCTCTATGCGGCCCTGAACGAGCTCAACACGCCGGAGAAGAAGATCATCACTGTCGAGGATCCGGTGGAATACCGTCTGCCGGGACTCAATCAGGTGCAGGTCCACGAGAAGATCGACCTGACCTTCACCCGGGTGCTGCGCACCGCCCTGCGGCAGGATCCGGACATCATCCTGATTGGTGAAATGCGCGACCAGGAAACGGCGGAAATCGGTATGCGAGCCGCCATGACCGGCCATCTGGTGCTGTCTACCCTGCATACCAACGACGCCCTGTCTACGCCCATCCGCCTGCTGGACATGGGGGTGCCCCGCTACATGGTGGCCCTGTCCATTCAGATGGTGCTGGCCCAGCGCCTGGTGCGGGTGATCTGCGAAAATTGCGCCACGGATTATCAGCCCGAGCCCCATGAGCGCGAATGGTTACGCTACGAGCTGGGGGATCGGGTGGACAAGTTCAAGTACCGGATCGGCCTGGGCTGCGCCCATTGCGCCAACACCGGTTACCAAGGGCGCCAGGCCGTCTACGAGTTTCTGGAAATGACCAACGCCCTGGTGGAAGCTGCCAATCACGGCGACCCGAGCGAGTTCATGGCTGTGGGGCGGGAACAGATGGCAGGCCACACCCTGCGCCGCGATGCCGTGCGCCTGGTGGTCAATGGCCGCACTACCGTCGAGGAAGCGATGCGCATTGCAACGCAATTGGAGGAGTAG
- a CDS encoding type II secretion system F family protein: MPAFAYRGRDATGAVVQGVLEGATAAAVADLLFGSGVTPLEIKLAPTGGSKQATAVRIFDLFADKIQHVDILLFTRQLYTLLKAGVPIMRALTGLQESSQNQAMRDTLGQVRESLDTGRELSVSLARHPKVFTPFYLAMVRVGEMTGRLEEIFLRLFDHMEFERFMREQVKSALRYPSFVVAAMVIAMFVVNIWVIPAFANVFKGFGAELPLMTRILIGFSDFMVAWWHVLIAALVGAAFAFRAWVGTPAGRHQWDKIKMRIPIAGKIVRKATLARFARSFALASRSGVPIIQALTTVSQTVDNAYIADKIERMRDNVERGESILRSAIGTGVFTPVVLQMIAVGEESGSLDEMMEEVAGMYQSEVEYELKTLSQQIEPILIVMLGAMVLVLALGIFLPLWDLGRVAMKR; this comes from the coding sequence GTGCCTGCCTTTGCTTATCGCGGAAGAGACGCCACCGGTGCGGTGGTCCAGGGTGTGCTGGAGGGCGCCACGGCGGCGGCGGTGGCCGATCTGCTGTTCGGCAGCGGGGTGACGCCCCTGGAGATCAAGCTGGCGCCGACGGGAGGATCAAAGCAGGCAACGGCCGTCAGGATCTTCGATCTCTTTGCTGACAAGATTCAGCATGTGGACATTCTGTTGTTCACCCGCCAGCTCTATACCCTCCTCAAGGCCGGAGTACCCATCATGCGGGCACTCACCGGCTTGCAGGAGTCGAGCCAGAACCAGGCCATGCGGGATACCCTGGGCCAGGTCCGTGAAAGCCTGGATACCGGGCGGGAACTGTCTGTTTCCCTGGCCCGCCACCCGAAGGTATTTACCCCCTTCTATCTCGCCATGGTGCGGGTGGGGGAAATGACCGGCCGGTTGGAGGAAATCTTCCTGCGCCTCTTCGATCACATGGAGTTCGAGCGCTTCATGCGGGAACAGGTGAAGTCGGCCCTGCGCTATCCCAGCTTCGTGGTGGCCGCCATGGTAATCGCCATGTTCGTGGTCAACATCTGGGTGATCCCGGCCTTCGCCAATGTGTTCAAGGGTTTCGGCGCCGAATTGCCTCTGATGACCCGCATCCTGATCGGTTTTTCCGATTTCATGGTGGCCTGGTGGCATGTCCTGATCGCCGCCCTGGTCGGCGCCGCCTTCGCCTTCCGGGCCTGGGTGGGCACGCCGGCGGGGCGCCATCAATGGGACAAGATCAAGATGCGCATTCCCATTGCCGGCAAGATCGTGCGCAAGGCCACCCTGGCCCGCTTCGCCCGCAGCTTTGCCCTGGCCTCCCGCTCCGGGGTGCCCATCATTCAGGCCCTGACCACTGTCTCCCAGACCGTGGATAACGCCTACATCGCCGACAAGATCGAGAGAATGCGCGACAACGTGGAACGGGGGGAGTCCATTCTCCGTTCCGCCATCGGTACAGGCGTGTTTACCCCGGTCGTGTTGCAGATGATCGCCGTGGGGGAGGAGTCCGGCTCCCTGGACGAGATGATGGAAGAAGTGGCGGGCATGTACCAGAGCGAGGTGGAATACGAGCTCAAGACCCTGTCCCAGCAGATCGAGCCCATCCTGATCGTGATGCTGGGTGCCATGGTGTTGGTGCTGGCCCTGGGCATCTTCCTGCCCCTGTGGGATCTGGGGCGGGTGGCGATGAAGCGGTGA
- a CDS encoding type II secretion system protein encodes MGLNRQAGFTLIELVIVITIIGILAAVALPRLIDAQRDARIAKANAIYGSLRSAAALARSRCELDVSGVAPSLTGVNCASNPPFVNMDGAQVKIANRYPAATSDGIESAAQLNLQADGLTASSSGSGTPTRHFDVAGGTVPNCRISYQEASLSGTLIVAPVISVIISGC; translated from the coding sequence ATGGGGCTTAACAGGCAGGCGGGCTTTACCTTGATCGAACTGGTGATCGTCATCACCATCATCGGCATCCTGGCCGCCGTGGCTCTGCCGCGGCTGATCGACGCCCAGCGCGATGCCCGCATCGCCAAGGCCAACGCCATCTACGGCTCCCTGCGCTCCGCCGCCGCTCTGGCCCGTTCCCGCTGTGAACTGGATGTCTCGGGTGTGGCGCCCAGCCTGACGGGAGTGAATTGCGCCTCCAATCCCCCCTTCGTCAATATGGATGGCGCCCAGGTCAAGATCGCCAACCGTTATCCGGCCGCCACTTCCGACGGCATCGAGTCGGCGGCCCAGCTCAACCTGCAGGCGGATGGCCTGACGGCCTCCTCCAGCGGCAGCGGCACCCCCACCCGCCATTTCGACGTGGCCGGCGGCACGGTACCGAACTGCCGCATCAGTTACCAGGAGGCCTCTTTGTCAGGAACGCTGATTGTGGCCCCCGTGATCAGTGTCATCATCAGCGGCTGTTAA
- a CDS encoding prepilin-type N-terminal cleavage/methylation domain-containing protein yields the protein MQIPRNEKGFTLIELVVVIVILGILAATALPMFIDLRTDAADAATDGVAGALSSASAVNYAGRLANGALGVAIDNATNVCTNAILTTLLNGGIPTGYTISGTLACGTAGTTGPCTVTGPQSQTATATITCTG from the coding sequence ATGCAAATTCCACGAAATGAAAAAGGTTTCACCCTGATCGAACTGGTCGTGGTGATCGTGATCCTGGGCATTCTGGCGGCAACGGCGTTGCCGATGTTTATTGATTTGCGGACGGATGCGGCTGATGCCGCGACGGATGGCGTGGCCGGTGCATTGAGCAGTGCCTCCGCTGTGAATTATGCGGGCAGATTGGCGAATGGAGCACTCGGAGTCGCCATTGATAATGCGACTAACGTCTGCACAAATGCCATTCTCACTACCTTGCTGAACGGAGGAATACCAACCGGTTACACAATTTCCGGCACGTTGGCCTGCGGTACCGCTGGGACCACTGGGCCTTGCACGGTAACTGGACCACAATCTCAGACTGCAACGGCGACCATAACCTGTACGGGTTGA
- a CDS encoding pilus assembly FimT family protein, with protein MEACRGFTLVELVVTMIVIGILAVFATGRLDFATTFDQRGVRDKLVAALQYARMSAVAQRRHVCVRINAGELALFVNTAPPESVAPVFGADCNYATPLNLPAPDRDCGAGNLVCSRAGATLGGGGNFVFDAQGRALTNTLTFTVTGQPDVTVEGETGYVR; from the coding sequence ATGGAAGCTTGCCGCGGCTTTACCCTGGTGGAGCTGGTGGTGACCATGATCGTCATCGGCATCCTGGCGGTCTTCGCCACCGGGCGCCTGGACTTTGCCACCACCTTCGATCAACGCGGCGTCCGTGACAAGCTGGTGGCGGCGTTGCAATATGCCCGCATGTCGGCCGTGGCCCAGCGGCGCCATGTCTGCGTCAGGATCAATGCCGGTGAGTTGGCCCTTTTCGTCAATACCGCGCCGCCGGAAAGCGTTGCTCCGGTTTTCGGAGCTGACTGCAATTACGCTACCCCCCTGAATCTGCCCGCACCGGATCGGGACTGTGGCGCAGGCAACCTGGTTTGCTCCCGGGCCGGTGCCACTCTTGGGGGCGGCGGCAATTTTGTCTTCGATGCCCAGGGGCGGGCGCTGACCAATACCCTGACCTTCACCGTTACCGGCCAGCCCGACGTGACGGTGGAAGGGGAGACCGGCTATGTGCGCTAG
- a CDS encoding type II secretion system protein, which translates to MTLIELVVFIVIVSVGVVGMLSVLNIAVFNSADPMVRKQLLSIAEALLEEVEMQPFTYCDQSDGNWATATAATTAGGCAVFESLGAEAGQQRVPPDPANRFNHVTDYHDLSLAPPISDINGNAATAPEGYSANITVVPEALGGIASADCGAANDCSAMNVVRIRVEVCRATACPSAIGDSIVLEGYRARAWPNDLPW; encoded by the coding sequence ATGACGCTGATCGAGCTGGTGGTGTTCATCGTCATCGTCAGCGTCGGTGTGGTCGGGATGCTTTCGGTGCTGAACATCGCCGTTTTTAACAGCGCCGACCCCATGGTGCGCAAGCAGTTGCTGTCCATCGCCGAGGCCCTGCTGGAGGAAGTGGAGATGCAGCCTTTCACCTATTGCGATCAGAGCGATGGCAACTGGGCCACGGCCACGGCGGCTACCACGGCGGGGGGCTGCGCTGTCTTCGAATCCCTGGGCGCGGAAGCTGGACAGCAACGGGTTCCGCCGGACCCCGCCAACCGTTTTAATCATGTCACCGACTATCACGACCTTTCCCTGGCACCGCCCATCAGCGACATCAACGGCAATGCGGCCACCGCGCCGGAGGGTTACTCGGCCAACATCACCGTGGTGCCGGAGGCCCTGGGGGGTATCGCTTCCGCCGATTGTGGCGCAGCCAACGACTGTTCGGCGATGAACGTCGTGCGGATTCGGGTGGAGGTTTGCCGGGCCACCGCCTGTCCCAGCGCCATTGGCGACAGTATCGTGCTGGAGGGGTACCGGGCACGGGCCTGGCCCAATGATTTGCCATGGTGA
- a CDS encoding PulJ/GspJ family protein has product MVKRRSAIHTQEGFTLIEAVMVIVITGIIASMVAIFIKTAVDSYFDSVRRAALTDAADIALRRLSREVRLAVPNSLRVSLAGGVYSITLIPTRDGGRYRNESDGSSGGQPLCSGGTVNASFDALGPMPAVAVGDSVVVFNDASLNPGPGCAAPSDVYCGGSRAAVTAVGAHSLTIGALANSAVICSYENNRFQVVDQNIRAVTYTCPAATAGAMQRFANYGFSTTPGGTSATVVNGATCFVDDSNAHRPNGSLYVNLTLTDNSGERVEVFRQIHVDNTP; this is encoded by the coding sequence ATGGTGAAACGACGTTCCGCCATTCACACCCAGGAGGGCTTCACCCTGATCGAGGCGGTGATGGTGATCGTCATCACCGGCATCATCGCCTCCATGGTGGCGATATTCATCAAGACCGCCGTGGACAGTTACTTCGATTCGGTGCGGCGGGCTGCCCTGACGGATGCCGCCGATATCGCCCTGCGCCGCCTCTCCAGGGAGGTGCGACTGGCCGTGCCCAACAGTCTGCGGGTCAGCCTTGCGGGCGGGGTCTATAGCATCACCCTGATCCCCACGCGGGACGGCGGCCGCTACCGCAACGAGAGCGATGGCTCCAGCGGGGGGCAGCCCCTGTGCAGCGGCGGAACGGTCAACGCCAGCTTCGATGCGCTGGGCCCCATGCCGGCGGTGGCCGTGGGGGATTCCGTGGTGGTGTTCAACGATGCCAGTCTCAACCCGGGGCCGGGCTGCGCCGCGCCCAGCGATGTGTATTGCGGCGGTAGCCGTGCCGCCGTGACGGCGGTAGGCGCTCATTCCCTCACCATCGGAGCACTGGCCAACAGTGCGGTGATCTGTAGCTACGAGAACAACCGCTTCCAGGTGGTGGATCAGAATATCCGGGCCGTGACCTACACTTGCCCTGCCGCCACAGCCGGTGCCATGCAGCGCTTCGCCAATTACGGGTTCTCCACCACGCCCGGCGGGACGTCGGCCACGGTGGTGAATGGCGCCACCTGTTTTGTGGACGATTCCAACGCCCACCGTCCCAACGGTTCCCTTTATGTCAATCTGACTTTGACCGACAATAGCGGCGAGCGGGTCGAAGTGTTCCGCCAGATCCACGTGGATAACACCCCATGA